In Elephas maximus indicus isolate mEleMax1 chromosome 7, mEleMax1 primary haplotype, whole genome shotgun sequence, the following proteins share a genomic window:
- the LOC126080562 gene encoding olfactory receptor 5G3-like, translating into MEDKNQTVVTEFLFLGLTDHLQQQIILFILLLFVYLMTLWGNLGMITLILTDSRLCTPMYFFLSHLSFVDICSSSSIAPKMLCDIFVEKKGISFLGCAAQMWFSGLFVATECFLLASVAYDRYVAICKPLLYTLIMSQHICVQLVVGPYAIAFMSTVTHTTLTFCLPFCGPKIINHFFCDISPLLSLACADTWINKLVLFVLAGAIVVLSGLIIMASYVCILVAVLKIQSADGRWKAFSKCSSHLAAVFILYGTLFFNYVLPNSSSSLDINKVISLFYTLAIPMLNPIIYSLRNEQVKDAFRRKFERKKKNILLHR; encoded by the coding sequence ATGGAGGATAAGAATCAGACAGTAGTGACTGAATTTCTTTTCTTGGGCCTCACAGATCATCTCCAACAGCAGATTATTCTCTTCATTCTGCTTCTCTTTGTTTATCTCATGACACTGTGGGGTAACCTGGGAATGATCACATTGATACTGACTGATTCTAGACTCTGCACTCCAATGTACTTTTTTCTTAGCCACTTGTCCTTTGTTGATATTTGTTCCTCTTCTTCCATTGCCCCAAAGATGCTGTGTGACATCTTTGTGGAGAAAAAAGGCATCTCCTTCCTGGGTTGTGCTGCACAGATGTGGTTCTCAGGTCTCTTTGTGGCAACTGAGTGTTTCCTCTTGGCTTCCGTGGCATATGATAggtatgtggccatctgtaagcccTTGTTGTACACACTTATTATGTCCCAGCACATCTGTGTGCAGCTAGTGGTAGGGCCTTATGCTATTGCTTTTATGAGCACCGTGACCCATACAACATTGACTTTTTGCTTACCCTTCTGTGGTCCAAAGATCATCAATCACTTTTTCTGTGATATTTCACCACTGCTCTCCCTGGCATGTGCAGACACCTGGATCAACAAGTTGGTGCTTTTTGTCTTGGCTGGAGCTATAGTAGTTCTGAGTGGTCTGATCATCATGGCCTCCTATGTTTGTATCCTGGTAGCCGTCTTGAAGATCCAGTCTGCTGATGGGAGGTGGAAAGCCTTCTCCAAGTGTTCATCTCATCTGGCAGCTGTCTTTATCCTATATGGGACCCTTTTCTTTAATTATGTTCTGCCTAACTCAAGTTCCTCCCTAGATATCAATAAAGTGATTTCCCTATTTTATACCTTGGCAATCCCCATGTTGAACCCCATCATTTACAGCCTGAGAAATGAACAGGTAAAAGATGCATTCAGGAGgaagtttgaaagaaaaaaaaaaaacattctattGCATAGGTAA
- the LOC126080563 gene encoding olfactory receptor 5G3-like encodes MEDKNQTIVLEFLFLGFTDHLRQQIVLFIMFLFIYLVTLWGNMGMITLIWTDSRLHTPMYFFLSHLSFVDICSSSSIAPKMLCNIFVERKGISFLGCATQMWFFGLFVATECFLLASMAYDRYVAICKPLLYTLIMSQRVCVQLVVGPYAVAVVSTMTHTALTFCLPFCGPNIINHFFCDISPLLSLACADTWINKLVLFILAGSIGVLSGLIIMISYVCIVVAILKIQSADGRWKAFSTCSSHLAAVFILYGTLFFIYVRPSSISSLNINKVISLFYTVVIPMLNPLVYSLRNKEVKDAFRRKLERKKLSNRWVK; translated from the coding sequence ATGGAAGATAAGAATCAGACAATAGTGCTGGAATTCCTTTTCTTGGGCTTCACAGATCATCTCCGTCAGCAGATTGTTCTCTTCATCATGTTTCTCTTTATTTACTTGGTCACACTATGGGGTAACATGGGAATGATCACACTGATATGGACCGATTCCAGACTCCACACTCCTATGTACTTTTTTCTTAGCCACTTGTCCTTTGTTGATATTTGTTCCTCTTCTTCCATTGCTCCGAAAATGCTGTGTAACATCTTTGTGGAGAGAAAAGGCATCTCTTTCCTGGGTTGTGCTACACAAATGTGGTTCTTTGGTCTCTTTGTAGCAACTGAGTGTTTCCTCTTGGCTTCCATGGCATATGATAggtatgtggccatctgtaagcccTTGTTATACACACTCATTATGTCCCAGCGGGTCTGCGTGCAGCTAGTGGTAGGGCCTTACGCTGTGGCTGTTGTAAGCACCATGACCCATACAGCACTGACTTTTTGCTTACCCTTCTGTGGTCCAAATATCATTAATCACTTTTTCTGTGATATTTCACCACTGCTCTCCCTGGCATGTGCAGATACCTGGATCAATAAGTTGGTGCTTTTCATCTTGGCTGGATCTATAGGAGTACTCAGTGGTCTGATCATCATGATCTCCTATGTTTGTATCGTGGTGGCCATCTTGAAGATCCAGTCTGCTGATGGGAGGTGGAAAGCCTTCTCCACGTGTTCTTCTCATCTGGCAGCTGTCTTTATCCTATATGGGACACTTTTCTTTATTTATGTTCGGCCTAGCTCAATTTCCTCCCTCAATATCAATAAAGTGATTTCCTTATTTTATACTGTGGTAATCCCCATGTTGAACCCCCTCGTCTACAGCCTGAGAAACAAGGAGGTGAAAGATGCATTCCGgagaaaacttgaaagaaaaaaactttcgAATAGGTGGGTAAAATAG